The segment GGCCGGACTTTACTCACGGAAATTCAGTTAGCGCGGATCGAGCTGGCCAAGCGCCTTTTGCGCGACAGTGACACTCGGTTAACCGAGATTGCCGAGCGGTGCGGTTTCCCGAATTCGCAACGGTTCAGTGTGCTGTTTCGCCAGCGGACAGGGCAGTCTCCGCGGGCTTGGCGTAAGTTTGCGCAGGCTGTCGGCGGTAGCGCTCTGTCTTCGGCTGGGGCCGGCGGGTTGTAAGCCTTAGCGCATGGTCGAGACGGCGAAGACCGTGAGGCCAACGGGCGTGTCGGAGAAGGGGCCGGCGAGTCTGGTCCAACTCAGGTACCTGAAACCCGGTTATGGGGCCGTTCGTTGAATACGTCACGAATGAGTACTCAGTCTGGCCAAACATGCGAAAGAGGAGTTGGATAGGCCTTCAGGACGCAACCCTCTCGCGCCTTGCTGGAGATCACACAGTGATGCCGGACCGGACTGTCGAAAAAGGGGCGGGTAGAGTGCCAATAAAGGCCTTGATTCGTCCTAACCACACCGATGGCCCAATTGCTACCGCTCGGAATCAGTGCCCGAATGCACCACTCTCGCTCGCGGCGTCTTGCTGAAGCTCACCACGGAGGGTGGTTTTCTTGCTGGCGCTCAAAATCTCGGCCCGAACCGGGAAATCCACCTCGATTATGGGCCGAAAAACGGCTCTTAACGCTCAATTCGGCTGCCCGAAGCGCTCGTTTTACAATCCCAACGACATGTCTGTCGTTTTGCGCAATTTTCCGACCAAGAGTCGGCGACTTGTTTCCGAAAACTAAGGTCAGTTTAATGCTTCCAACTTGCCGGATTACAACTCGCCGACGCGGTCGCCTCCGGACTCTACGCTGCGGTGACTCCCAACCGCTTCGGCGACGTGGAAGACCGCTATGCCCGCCTGCTTCACCCCACCTTCCGCCGACACAAAGGGGCGGTGCTCGGTTTCGGCCTCAAATTCTGGCCCGACGACCTCGCAGTCGTGAAAACCAAAAGCCCGCACTTGGCGGGCCTTTCGGACTGGATTGGAAAATGATGCAGATCCCAGGTTCGAGATGCCACCCGTGCGGGCTGCCACCGTTGCCGGCGACCTCTACAAGTCCTGCGCTTATCTGCGTAGGCCAACGAGCCGCCACCCCGGCCGCCTGTCAAACCAGGAGTCGTTTTACTGCCACTAACCACGCCATATCCCTTTCAGGAGGAAATGCACCATGAGCCACGAAATCACCCCGTTTGAATCCATTCGCCGGACCAACCCGGCGGGCAACGAATTCTGGTCGAGCCGCGACTTCGCCAAAGTTCTCGGCTATGCCGACTATCGTAATTTCCTGTCCGTCATAGAGGCTGCCCGCACCGCCTGCTTCAACAGCGGCCAGCGGGTGGATGACCATTTCGTTGAGGTCACCGAAATGGTCGAGATTGGCAGTGGTGCTCAACGCCGCCTGAAAACCGTGATGATGTCGCGGTATGCGTGTTACCTCGCCATCCAGAACGCCGACCCGTCCAAGGAAATAGTTGCCCAAGGCCAAACCTACTTCGCCATCCAGACCCGGCGGCAGGAGCTTTCCGACGAGCAAGTGGAAACGCAGCGCCGCCTCGCCATCCGTGCCGAGCTACGCACCCACAACGGCCAGCTTGCCGACGCCGCCAAAGATGCCGGCGTAATCGCACCCCTGGACTATGCCATCTTCCAAAACCATGGTTACATGGGTCTCTATGGTGGACTCGACGCGCAAGACACCCACCGCCGGAAAGGGCTAAAAAAGGGCGAGCAAATCCTCGACCACATGGGCAGCACCGAGCTGGCGGCCAACCTCTTCCGAGCCACCCAAGCCGAGGAGAAACTCCGCCGGGAAAAGATCACCGGGAAAGACAAAGCCAACCAAGCCCACCGCGAAGTGGGAGCAAAGGTTCGCCAGACGATCAAAGAACTGGGTGGCACGATGCCGGAGGCGTTACCCCCGGCCGAAAGCATCAAGAAGCTGGAGACCCGGCACCGCAAAGCGCTCAAGCAATCGCCGAAGTAAGAGCTCACTGCCAAAGACTGAAAACGCCGATTAGGTTTCCACAAGGTTGCTAAAACCGTTGGGTTCAGTCTCTTTTGTAAGCCGGTGACTGCACTTACTGGAACAACCTAGCCCGTTAACCATTAATTATGTGCACGTTTTACGGCGACTTGGCCAAAGTGGCCCGTGTCGGTTCAAATCCGGCACCTCCACCACTTTTCTCCTCCGGAGAGCCGTTTTTTGTCCTTGGGCACTCAAAGTTAGCCTCAAGCTAACGTTTGATGTCTTTTGCGGCGGGGGGCATAATTCGACGCCGCAACGTTCGCACTTCCCTTCGCCGTCATTTTACGGTGGCCGCCCAGTCGGACTCCGGTTTGGCTGCGGGCCGCGTGACCTCTTTTTGCTGCCTTAACCCCTTTACCTGCTGCGGCATCTCGCCGCACGCCTAGCCTGCGATTCCTGTCGATGTCCGCGCCCGATTCGCCCCCCTTAACGTATTCGGTTTTCGCGCACCTCAACGTCGAGAAAACCGGCCTCTACCGCGCGGTCCTGGGCGTCTTCGTCGCCGAACGCGCCCGTTTCGTTATCTCACTGCGCCCCTCCGAGATTTACGCTCTCCTTCCCTCTGCCACCCCGACCGAGATCGACCAGGTCCTCCCGCAACTGCGCGCTTGGGGCAATCTCGACGACTCACCGGATAGTGCCGAGGCCGCCACCATCGAGGAGTTTTACCAGCGCCGTCGGCTCTACCAACTGAGCGCCGCCGGCGAGGCCGCCGAGCAAGCCCTGACGGTCTTCGGCGACTACCTGCTCCGCCCCGGCGAACTCCAGACCACCGCCCTGCACGACATTGCCGAGTTGCTCGACGCGCTTCTGCCGCGCCTCGCCGATAGCCCGCCCGACGACGCCAAGCTCCTTCAACTGCTCTCCAGTCTCGTCGCTCGTTTTGAGCAGCTCACCTCCCGCGCCCAAACCTTTATGCGCGGACTGCAGAGCACGGTTGAACTTCACGGCATCTCCGTCGAGGCCTTCCTCGCCTACAAGGAGCGGCTGATCGACTACCTTGAAAAATTCATCGGCGAACTGGTCGTCGCCACCAGCCGCATCGCCGAGGCCATCCTGCGCTTGGAAGGCTGCGGGCTCGACCTCGCCTTCGTCGCCTGCGCGCGCCGCGAACTGGCCGACGCCCTTGCCCCAGCGCCCGAGGCCTTTGCCGAGGCCGAGACGCGTTGGCGCGACCGCTGGGCCGGACTGCGGCGCTGGTTCATCGCTGGCGAAACACCCTCCCAGGCCGAGCTGCTGCGCGCCCGCGCCCGCTCCGCCATCCCCGCCCTGCTCACCGCCGTCTCCCAGATCAACGACCGCCGCGCCTCCCGCGCCGACCGCGCGGCCGATTTCCTTTCCCTCGCCCGCTGGTTCGCCGAGGCCCCCGACGACGGCGCCTGCCACCGGCTCTGGCGCACCGCCTTCGCCCTCACTCCGGCCCGCCACCTGAGGATCAACTCCGAAACCCTAGCCGAACGCTCCGCCCGCGCAGAAACCCCGCGTACCAGCTGGCTGCAAGGCGCGCCCGTCTGGTTGTCGCCCCGGCTGCGCCAGAGTGGTCGCAACGCCCCGCGCGGCGTCGCCTCCATTACCATCGATCGCACCGCTGAAAAAGCCCACCTGCTCGCCCTCGCCCGCGAGCAAGCCGAGCAAATCGAGCGCGCCCGCCGCGTGCTCACCGCCGCCGGCCGCCGTCGTCTCGCCGACCTCGGCCCGTTCGGCGACGCCTCTTTTCGCCTGTTTCTCGACCTGCTTGGCCACGCCCTCAGCCAACGCCCAGATCGCACCGGCCCGATCGATATCGAGTCCGCCGACGGCACCCTGCGCATTCGTCTCGAGCCAGTGCCTGCTGGCGAGACTGCTACCCTCGCCACTGCCGACGGTGAGTTCACCGGCACCGATCACTGGATCACTATCGAGCCGGTTCATTAACTGCCGCCCTGTATCCTCGCTCTGTCTACAGCCTCCGCCCTGCCGCACTTCGATCGCCGAACCTTCGCCTTGCCCACGTGACCCCGCCTCCTTCTTCCGCCGTCCCGCCGCCCGCGCCACCGGCTGGGTTTAGCCCACCGTCCGCTGTCCCGGCCACGGCTCCAGCGGCGTTGCCAGGCCCCTCGCGACGCACCGCCCGCCGTGCCCGGCTGGCTCGGTTGCGAGAGGAGTCCGAACCGCTCGAAGCTGAGGAGCGCCGCACCGCACTGCGCGCCCTGTTGCAACGCCCGTTGCTCATCCCCGACGGCCCCACCGCCGAGGCGTTCACCTTGGTGCGCCGCCATCGCAAATGGCTCGCCGATTGGTTTGCCCACCACGTCGATTGGTCGCTGGTCGTCACCGCCGAAGCCGCCCGGTTGCGTAAGTTGCCAGCCACCACCACCGACGCCACCCGCCCGGCTCTCGACCCGCGCAGCGAGGAGCCGTTTAACCGCATTCGTTACCTCCTCTTCTGCCTGGCCGTGTCCGTGCTCGAACGCGGCGACCGCCAGACCACCCTCGGCCGACTCGCCGAAAACATCGCCCTCGCGCTCGCCGCCGACCCGGCCTTCGCCGCTCACGGCGTGCTCTGGTCGCTCGACGAGCCCGCCGGCCGCCGCGATTTCGTGCACACTCTGCGGCTGCTGGTCGCGCTCGGGGTTCTGCGCCGTATCCAGGGTGACGAGGAACAACTGCTGCGCGACCGCAGTTCCGACGCCCTCTACAACATCAACCGTCCCGTCCTCGCGCTCCTGCTGGCCGTCCGCCGCAGTCCCTCGTTGGTCGCCGACGAAGGCTTCGACGAACGTCTTGTCGCCCTTCTCGACCAGCCCCGCCCCGACACCCCCGACGCGCGCAACCGCGCCCTGCGCACCGGCCTCGCCGCCCGGCTGCTCGACGATCCGGTGCTGTATTACGCGGGCCTCGACGAAGAGGCCCGCGCCTACCTCGACCGCCAGCGCCCCTTTTTGCTCGGTCCGCTCACCGAGGCCACCGGCCTGCACGCCGAGGTTCGCGCCGAGGGCCTGGCCCTGGTCGATCTCGATGGCGATTGCTCCGATGCCGGCCTTCCCGAGGAAGGCACCGAGGGCCACCTCACGTTGCTCTTGGCCACTTGGCTCGCCGATCGTCTCCGCGCCGGGGATACCACTGCGCTCACCACCGAAACGCTTCGCCAGAAAACCGCCCGCCTCATCCGCCAGCACCGGCACCACTGGCGCAAAGAGGTCGCCCAACGCGGGGCCGAGGGCCCTCTGTGCGAGCTCGTACTCAATCGCCTCGCCGGCCTCGCCCTGATCGAACGGGTAGGGGACAGCCTGCGCCCGCTGCCCGCGCTGGGCCGTTTCGCCCTGCGCGCCTCCGCCGAAAACGCCCCGGCAACCGACGACACCGCCGAACTTAACTTTTAACCATGCCCGCCGCCGCCCCTTCCGCCGTCCCCGCCATCGCTGACTCCTCCCCGCTGCCCGCACCGGCGCGAACCGATCGTTGGCAACCGCTGCGCAGCGGCGTGCTCAACCTCTACC is part of the Opitutus sp. genome and harbors:
- the dinD gene encoding DNA damage-inducible protein D; the encoded protein is MSHEITPFESIRRTNPAGNEFWSSRDFAKVLGYADYRNFLSVIEAARTACFNSGQRVDDHFVEVTEMVEIGSGAQRRLKTVMMSRYACYLAIQNADPSKEIVAQGQTYFAIQTRRQELSDEQVETQRRLAIRAELRTHNGQLADAAKDAGVIAPLDYAIFQNHGYMGLYGGLDAQDTHRRKGLKKGEQILDHMGSTELAANLFRATQAEEKLRREKITGKDKANQAHREVGAKVRQTIKELGGTMPEALPPAESIKKLETRHRKALKQSPK
- a CDS encoding TIGR02677 family protein, whose product is MSAPDSPPLTYSVFAHLNVEKTGLYRAVLGVFVAERARFVISLRPSEIYALLPSATPTEIDQVLPQLRAWGNLDDSPDSAEAATIEEFYQRRRLYQLSAAGEAAEQALTVFGDYLLRPGELQTTALHDIAELLDALLPRLADSPPDDAKLLQLLSSLVARFEQLTSRAQTFMRGLQSTVELHGISVEAFLAYKERLIDYLEKFIGELVVATSRIAEAILRLEGCGLDLAFVACARRELADALAPAPEAFAEAETRWRDRWAGLRRWFIAGETPSQAELLRARARSAIPALLTAVSQINDRRASRADRAADFLSLARWFAEAPDDGACHRLWRTAFALTPARHLRINSETLAERSARAETPRTSWLQGAPVWLSPRLRQSGRNAPRGVASITIDRTAEKAHLLALAREQAEQIERARRVLTAAGRRRLADLGPFGDASFRLFLDLLGHALSQRPDRTGPIDIESADGTLRIRLEPVPAGETATLATADGEFTGTDHWITIEPVH
- a CDS encoding TIGR02678 family protein; its protein translation is MARLREESEPLEAEERRTALRALLQRPLLIPDGPTAEAFTLVRRHRKWLADWFAHHVDWSLVVTAEAARLRKLPATTTDATRPALDPRSEEPFNRIRYLLFCLAVSVLERGDRQTTLGRLAENIALALAADPAFAAHGVLWSLDEPAGRRDFVHTLRLLVALGVLRRIQGDEEQLLRDRSSDALYNINRPVLALLLAVRRSPSLVADEGFDERLVALLDQPRPDTPDARNRALRTGLAARLLDDPVLYYAGLDEEARAYLDRQRPFLLGPLTEATGLHAEVRAEGLALVDLDGDCSDAGLPEEGTEGHLTLLLATWLADRLRAGDTTALTTETLRQKTARLIRQHRHHWRKEVAQRGAEGPLCELVLNRLAGLALIERVGDSLRPLPALGRFALRASAENAPATDDTAELNF